Proteins encoded by one window of Cydia fagiglandana chromosome Z, ilCydFagi1.1, whole genome shotgun sequence:
- the LOC134678126 gene encoding uncharacterized protein LOC134678126 — translation MTTMSVLNKIFLISLFCSPGTSVRDRESYPTIQDVVSFKTPQQTTHGPAESDLTIDIEKLDIRRLKQDDAAFRNHLMGGLGGDLLLQDEKITKDTRRVQKWLNSTETFSAAYKIQFRTKMADNMLQLIYMARSKIKIVEVHGYINRETPEYRVGVIIKKLDNLLYKALRYYTVMVMKQNEGEFEKESSSVLNMHHKIIMAHEDFMHLFFVQMHLHERFEQLNDHPIHTPSEKTKTTTLSSAEKYAKMQKYGYEMVQEN, via the exons ATGACGACAATGTCAGTACTCAACAAAATATTCTTGATAA gCCTCTTTTGTTCACCGGGAACTTCTGTTCGAGACAGAGAGTCCTACCCAACCATTCAAGACGTAGTCTCTTTCAAAACGCCCCAACAGACAACACACGGACCTGCAGAGAGCGACCTAACCATAGACATCGAAAAACTGGACATCCGTAGACTGAAACAAGACGATGCCGCATTTCGCAATCATCTGATGGGCGGTCTTGGAGGTGATTTACTTCTACAAGACGAAAAAATAACAAAGGATACTAGACGCGTGCAAAAATGGTTGAACTCAACAGAAACATTTTCCGCAGCGTACAAAATACAATTCAGAACGAAAATGGCGGATAACATGTTACAACTCATTTACATGGCTAGATCGAAAATAAAGATCGTCGAAGTCCATGGATATATCAACAGGGAAACACCAGAGTACCGTGTAGGTGTGATCATAAAGAAATTGGATAACTTGTTATATAAGGCTTTGAGATATTATACGGTCATGGTAATGAAGCAGAACGAAGGGGAATTTGAAAAAGAGAGCAGTTCAGTTCTAAATATGCACCACAAGATTATTATGGCGCACGAAGATTTCATGCACCTGTTCTTCGTACAAATGCATTTACATGAGAGGTTTGAGCAGTTGAATGATCATCCTATTCACACTCCTAGTGAGAAAACTAAAACTACTACCCTATCTTCCGCAGAAAAGTACGCGAAGATGCAGAAATATGGCTACGAGATGGTgcaagaaaattaa